One segment of Panicum virgatum strain AP13 chromosome 1K, P.virgatum_v5, whole genome shotgun sequence DNA contains the following:
- the LOC120672002 gene encoding gamma-glutamyl peptidase 3-like, with amino-acid sequence MAVAAKTTTPAAAGSGRIRRYALLLALWDSEYAKQVYGGYRNVFVAAFGEEDAGERWDCFRVIASEFPAPEDLASYDGFVVSGSPHDAYADDPWIARLCALLRTLHAMGKRVLGVCFGHQVLCRALGGRVGKARNGWDVGVRKVTLVRDGFGLLGDLEELPSSASLVEVHQDEVWELPPGATVLAYSEKTRVEAFAVGEHALGIQGHPEYTADILHNLVDRLTGQSAIPASVGEEARRTVAETGGPDRAFWTGLCKRFLGGGGSSPRSAAAVRESGTAPEVTMMTSLAVTGCFGSAAAAPMVQLLARSASFAGVART; translated from the coding sequence atggcggtggcggcgaagaCGACGACGCCCGCGGCAGCCGGGAGTGGCCGGATCAGGCGGTACGCGCTGCTGCTGGCGCTGTGGGACTCGGAGTACGCGAAGCAGGTGTACGGCGGGTACCGCAACGTCTTCGTCGCCGCGTTCGGGGAGGAGGACGCGGGCGAGAGGTGGGACTGCTTCCGCGTGATCGCCAGCGAGTTCCCGGCGCCGGAGGACCTGGCGTCGTACGACGGCTTCGTGGTCAGCGGCAGCCCGCACGACGCGTACGCCGACGACCCCTGGATCGCCCGCCTCTGCGCGCTCCTCCGGACGCTCCACGCCATGGGGAAGCGGGTCCTCGGCGTCTGCTTCGGCCACCAGGTCCTGTGCCGCGCGCTGGGCGGCAGGGTCGGCAAGGCGCGGAACGGATGGGACGTCGGGGTGAGGAAGGTGACCTTGGTGCGAGACGGCTTCGGCTTACTGGGGGATCTCGAGGAGCTCCCGTCGAGCGCGTCCCTCGTCGAGGTCCACCAGGACGAGGTGTGGGAGCTCCCTCCTGGGGCGACGGTGCTGGCCTACTCAGAGAAGACGCGCGTGGAGGCGTTCGCGGTGGGGGAGCACGCGCTGGGCATCCAGGGCCACCCGGAGTACACCGCCGACATCCTCCACAACCTCGTCGACCGCCTCACCGGCCAGAGCGCCATCCCGGCGAGCGTcggcgaggaggcgcggcggacgGTGGCGGAGACCGGCGGCCCTGACCGCGCGTTCTGGACGGGCCTCTGCAAGAGGTTTCTCGGAGGTGGAGGAAGCAGCCCGCGGTCTGCTGCGGCGGTGCGTGAGAGTGGCACGGCGccggaggtgacgatgatgacCAGCCTCGCCGTCA
- the LOC120672314 gene encoding ubiquitin receptor RAD23b-like isoform X1, translating into MLDYLLSLQSKISGSSGASSAQPSSSSETSQPPPVDPLRQAPQPPVAEATTSQPERSPAQYVIRAPSNTYDNAASNLLSGSNIDTMINQLMEMGGGSWDRDKVQRALRAAYNNPERAVEYLYSGIPVTAEVAVPVGALGGNTTDQPLTGEANLAGIPNSAPLNLFPQGGSNAGGGPLEFLRNNQQFQALREMVQTNPQILQPMLQELSKQNPQILRLIQENHAEFLQLINEPFEDGEGDFLEQPEQDEMPLTINVTPEEQEAIGRLESMGFERARVIEAFFACDRNEELAANYLLEHAGEED; encoded by the exons ATGCTTGATTATCTGCTATCTTTGCAGAGCAAAATATCTGGTTCAAGTGGAGCCTCATCTGCCCAG CCCTCAAGCAGTTCTGAAACCAGTCAGCCACCTCCTGTAGATCCTCTACGACAAGCTCCACAACCCCC TGTGGCAGAAGCTACAACTTCTCAGCCTGAAAGATCTCCTGCACAGTATGTAATCCG GGCCCCTTCAAACACATATGACAATGCAGCATCAAATCTACTATCAGGAAGCAATATTGACACAATGATTAACCAGCTAATGGAGATGGGTGGAGGCAGTTGGGACAGAGATAAAGTCCAAAGGGCTCTTCGTGCTGCTTACAACAACCCGGAACGTGCTGTTGAATACCTGTACTCT GGTATTCCAGTAACAGCTGAAGTTGCTGTTCCAGTTGGTGCTCTAGGAGGAAACACAACTGATCAACCTCTTACAGGGGAAGCCAATCTCGCTGGAATTCCAAACAGTGCTCCATTAAATCTTTTTCCGCAG GGGGGTTCCAATGCTGGAGGTGGGCCACTTGAGTTTCTTAGAAACAACCAACAG TTTCAAGCACTTAGGGAAATGGTCCAAACAAATCCACAAATCTTGCAG CCTATGCTCCAGGAATTGAGCAAGCAGAATCCTCAAATTCTAAGGTTGATTCAGGAGAATCATGCTGAGTTCCTTCAGTTAATAAATGAGCCCTTTGAAGATGGCGAGGG GGACTTCTTAGAACAACCTGAGCAGGATGAAATGCCTCTTACTATCAATGTTACACCAGAGGAGCAGGAGGCCATTGGACGG CTTGAATCCATGGGGTTTGAGAGAGCACGTGTCATTGAGGCATTCTTTGCCTGCGACAGGAATGAGGAGCTAGCTGCAAACTATCTTCTTGAGCATGCTGGTGAGGAAGATTGA
- the LOC120672314 gene encoding ubiquitin receptor RAD23b-like isoform X2, translating into MLDYLLSLQSKISGSSGASSAQPSSSSETSQPPPVDPLRQAPQPPVAEATTSQPERSPAQYVIRAPSNTYDNAASNLLSGSNIDTMINQLMEMGGGSWDRDKVQRALRAAYNNPERAVEYLYSGIPVTAEVAVPVGALGGNTTDQPLTGEANLAGIPNSAPLNLFPQGGSNAGGGPLEFLRNNQQFQALREMVQTNPQILQPMLQELSKQNPQILRLIQENHAEFLQLINEPFEDGEGDFLEQPEQDEMPLTINVTPEEQEAIGRAT; encoded by the exons ATGCTTGATTATCTGCTATCTTTGCAGAGCAAAATATCTGGTTCAAGTGGAGCCTCATCTGCCCAG CCCTCAAGCAGTTCTGAAACCAGTCAGCCACCTCCTGTAGATCCTCTACGACAAGCTCCACAACCCCC TGTGGCAGAAGCTACAACTTCTCAGCCTGAAAGATCTCCTGCACAGTATGTAATCCG GGCCCCTTCAAACACATATGACAATGCAGCATCAAATCTACTATCAGGAAGCAATATTGACACAATGATTAACCAGCTAATGGAGATGGGTGGAGGCAGTTGGGACAGAGATAAAGTCCAAAGGGCTCTTCGTGCTGCTTACAACAACCCGGAACGTGCTGTTGAATACCTGTACTCT GGTATTCCAGTAACAGCTGAAGTTGCTGTTCCAGTTGGTGCTCTAGGAGGAAACACAACTGATCAACCTCTTACAGGGGAAGCCAATCTCGCTGGAATTCCAAACAGTGCTCCATTAAATCTTTTTCCGCAG GGGGGTTCCAATGCTGGAGGTGGGCCACTTGAGTTTCTTAGAAACAACCAACAG TTTCAAGCACTTAGGGAAATGGTCCAAACAAATCCACAAATCTTGCAG CCTATGCTCCAGGAATTGAGCAAGCAGAATCCTCAAATTCTAAGGTTGATTCAGGAGAATCATGCTGAGTTCCTTCAGTTAATAAATGAGCCCTTTGAAGATGGCGAGGG GGACTTCTTAGAACAACCTGAGCAGGATGAAATGCCTCTTACTATCAATGTTACACCAGAGGAGCAGGAGGCCATTGGACGGGCAA CTTGA
- the LOC120672091 gene encoding ubiquitin receptor RAD23b-like isoform X2: MKLTVKTLKGTYFEIRVQPNDTIMAVKKNIEEKQGKDSYPWGQQLLIFNGQVLKDESTLEENKVSEDGFLVVMLSKSKISGSSGASSAQPSSTPATRQPSPVDPPRQAPQPPVAAATTSQPEGPPAQAPSNTYDNAASNLLSGSNIDTMINQLMEMGGGSWDRDKVQRALRAAYNSPERAVEYLYSGIPVTAEVAVPVGVQGGNTTDQPPTGEADLAGIPNSAPLNLFPQGGSNAGGGPLEFLRNNQQFQALREMVQTNPQILQPMLQELSKQNPQILRLIQENHAEFLQLINEPFEDGEGDFLEQPEQDEMPHAINVTPEEQEAIGRLESMGFERARVIEAFFACDRNEELAANYLLEHAGEED, translated from the exons ATGAAGCTGACGGTGAAGACCCTCAAGGGCACGTACTTCGAGATCCGGGTGCAGCCCAACGACACG ATAATGGCTGTGAAGAAAAACATCGAAGAGAAACAAGGAAAGGATAGCTATCCTTGGGGTCAACAACTGCTGATTTTCAATGGGCAGGTTTTGAAAGATGAAAGTACATTGGAGGAGAACAAAGTCAGTGAAGATGGCTTTCTAGTTGTCATGCTCAGTAAG AGCAAAATATCTGGTTCAAGTGGAGCCTCATCTGCCCAG CCCTCAAGCACTCCTGCAACCAGGCAGCCATCTCCTGTAGATCCTCCACGGCAAGCTCCGCAACCCCC GGTGGCAGCAGCTACAACTTCTCAGCCTGAAGGCCCTCCTGCACA GGCCCCTTCAAACACATATGACAATGCAGCATCAAATCTACTATCAGGAAGCAATATTGACACAATGATTAACCAGCTAATGGAGATGGGTGGAGGCAGTTGGGACAGAGATAAAGTCCAAAGGGCTCTTCGTGCTGCTTACAACAGCCCGGAACGAGCTGTTGAATACCTGTACTCT GGTATTCCAGTAACAGCTGAAGTTGCTGTTCCAGTTGGTGTTCAAGGAGGAAACACAACTGATCAACCTCCTACAGGGGAAGCCGATCTTGCTGGAATTCCAAACAGCGCTCCATTAAATCTTTTCCCGCAG GGGGGTTCCAATGCTGGAGGTGGACCACTTGAGTTTCTTAGAAACAACCAACAG ttTCAAGCACTTAGGGAAATGGTCCAAACAAATCCACAAATCTTGCAG CCTATGCTCCAGGAATTGAGCAAGCAGAATCCTCAAATTCTAAGGTTGATTCAGGAGAATCATGCTGAGTTCCTTCAGTTAATAAATGAGCCCTTTGAAGATGGTGAGGG GGACTTCTTAGAACAACCTGAGCAGGATGAAATGCCTCATGCTATCAATGTTACACCAGAGGAGCAGGAGGCCATTGGACGG CTTGAATCCATGGGGTTTGAGAGAGCACGTGTCATAGAGGCATTCTTTGCCTGCGACAGGAATGAGGAGCTAGCTGCAAACTATCTTCTTGAGCATGCTGGTGAGGAAGATTGA
- the LOC120672091 gene encoding ubiquitin receptor RAD23b-like isoform X1, which translates to MKLTVKTLKGTYFEIRVQPNDTIMAVKKNIEEKQGKDSYPWGQQLLIFNGQVLKDESTLEENKVSEDGFLVVMLSKSKISGSSGASSAQPSSTPATRQPSPVDPPRQAPQPPVAAATTSQPEGPPAQYVIQAPSNTYDNAASNLLSGSNIDTMINQLMEMGGGSWDRDKVQRALRAAYNSPERAVEYLYSGIPVTAEVAVPVGVQGGNTTDQPPTGEADLAGIPNSAPLNLFPQGGSNAGGGPLEFLRNNQQFQALREMVQTNPQILQPMLQELSKQNPQILRLIQENHAEFLQLINEPFEDGEGDFLEQPEQDEMPHAINVTPEEQEAIGRLESMGFERARVIEAFFACDRNEELAANYLLEHAGEED; encoded by the exons ATGAAGCTGACGGTGAAGACCCTCAAGGGCACGTACTTCGAGATCCGGGTGCAGCCCAACGACACG ATAATGGCTGTGAAGAAAAACATCGAAGAGAAACAAGGAAAGGATAGCTATCCTTGGGGTCAACAACTGCTGATTTTCAATGGGCAGGTTTTGAAAGATGAAAGTACATTGGAGGAGAACAAAGTCAGTGAAGATGGCTTTCTAGTTGTCATGCTCAGTAAG AGCAAAATATCTGGTTCAAGTGGAGCCTCATCTGCCCAG CCCTCAAGCACTCCTGCAACCAGGCAGCCATCTCCTGTAGATCCTCCACGGCAAGCTCCGCAACCCCC GGTGGCAGCAGCTACAACTTCTCAGCCTGAAGGCCCTCCTGCACAGTATGTAATCCA GGCCCCTTCAAACACATATGACAATGCAGCATCAAATCTACTATCAGGAAGCAATATTGACACAATGATTAACCAGCTAATGGAGATGGGTGGAGGCAGTTGGGACAGAGATAAAGTCCAAAGGGCTCTTCGTGCTGCTTACAACAGCCCGGAACGAGCTGTTGAATACCTGTACTCT GGTATTCCAGTAACAGCTGAAGTTGCTGTTCCAGTTGGTGTTCAAGGAGGAAACACAACTGATCAACCTCCTACAGGGGAAGCCGATCTTGCTGGAATTCCAAACAGCGCTCCATTAAATCTTTTCCCGCAG GGGGGTTCCAATGCTGGAGGTGGACCACTTGAGTTTCTTAGAAACAACCAACAG ttTCAAGCACTTAGGGAAATGGTCCAAACAAATCCACAAATCTTGCAG CCTATGCTCCAGGAATTGAGCAAGCAGAATCCTCAAATTCTAAGGTTGATTCAGGAGAATCATGCTGAGTTCCTTCAGTTAATAAATGAGCCCTTTGAAGATGGTGAGGG GGACTTCTTAGAACAACCTGAGCAGGATGAAATGCCTCATGCTATCAATGTTACACCAGAGGAGCAGGAGGCCATTGGACGG CTTGAATCCATGGGGTTTGAGAGAGCACGTGTCATAGAGGCATTCTTTGCCTGCGACAGGAATGAGGAGCTAGCTGCAAACTATCTTCTTGAGCATGCTGGTGAGGAAGATTGA
- the LOC120672230 gene encoding tubby-like protein 4, whose product MATTPNPRREPLRPRSSNAPAALAPAPARRGPASAEKENVGNEEEKGKGKGKAKTAAAAAAAAATEPSKPARPAPAVAPPPPPLKPSSLQLRMKDESAEAPVLMGPRSRELLPPPSSSYEAWDLSDSESAPASSWATLPNRALLCRPLPQDVGRCTCVIAREAAAGARGVALYSLYTNEGQGRQDRKLAVARHRRRRGRSEFVVAQNQDGIFCASDKNFLGTVAANLVGSKYQILVQGNRVDEMKSHSKRLLGVVAFAPTITTLTGSYRSMRAWIPKNQSMQLKTNNSAQIQHISGLPKDWQEKKSRADQLCSRAPFYNHMTKRYELDFRERAGRMGYKVQTSVKNFQMTLEENGRQTVLQLGRVGKSKYIMDFRYPLTGYQAFCICLASIDSKLCCTL is encoded by the exons ATGGCGACCACGCCCAACCCCAGGAGGGAGCCGCTGCGTCCCCGGAGCAGCAACGCCCCCGCGGCtctggctccggctccggcgaggCGCGGGCCGGCCTCCGCGGAGAAGGAGAACGTCGGGAacgaggaggagaaggggaaggggaaggggaaggctaagactgcggctgcggctgcggctgcggctgctacTGAGCCGTCGAAGCCCgcgaggccggcaccggcggtagcgccgccgccgccgccactgaaGCCGTCGTCGTTGCAGCTTCGCATGAAGGACGagtcggcggaggcgccggtgctcaTGGGGCCGAGGAGCCGGGagctgctcccgccgccgtcctcgtcctACGAGGCGTGGGACCTCTCCGACAGCGAgtccgcgccggcctcctcctggGCCACGCTCCCCAACAG GGCGCTCCTGTGCCGGCCGCTGCCGCAGGACGTCGGGCGGTGCACCTGCGTCATCGCcagggaggccgccgccggagccaggGGAGTCGCGCTCTACTCCCTCTACACCAAT GAGGGGCAGGGGCGGCAGGACCGGAAgctggcggtggcgcggcaccggaggaggagggggaggtcggAGTTCGTCGTGGCGCAGAACCAGGACGGCATCTTCTGCGCCTCCGATAAGAACTTCCTCGGCACGGTCGCCGCCAACCTCGTCGGATCCAAATATCAAATCCTGGTCCAG GGGAACCGGGTGGATGAGATGAAGAGCCACTCGAAGCGGCTTCTTGGCGTTGTCGC GTTTGCCCCCACCATCACCACGCTTACAGGGAGTTACAGAAGCATGAGGGCTTGGATACCGAAGAACCAGTCCATGCAGCTCAAGACCAACAATTCTGCTCAG ATTCAGCACATCAGTGGGCTCCCAAAGGACTGGCAGGAGAAGAAGAGCAGAGCTGACCAGCTATGCTCAAGAGCCCCTTTCTACAACCAT ATGACAAAGCGCTATGAACTGGACTTCAGGGAGAGGGCAGGAAGGATGGGATACAAGGTTCAGACCTCAGTGAAGAACTTCCAGATGACCCTAGAG GAAAACGGGAGGCAGACGGTCTTGCAGCTTGGTAGGGTTGGGAAATCCAAGTACATAATGGACTTCAG ATACCCGTTGACTGGCTACCAAGCGTTCTGCATTTGCCTGGCGTCGATCGACTCCAAGCTGTGCTGCACCCTGTGA
- the LOC120652011 gene encoding protein MAIN-LIKE 1-like → MFHLPCGEMAPTLQDVAMLLGLSITGDAVGPRVVPSTWLEDLEERFAGVATTIDPEDFNEHPQSKRPSKSWLLQFQVQFHTKRCVDIFYGFEIPHVFLILNVRTSLQPDLLAADADEYSVTRSLKAYLMWLFGYIMFNNSHGHCVDRVLLPYAQEIADADEDAIPLYSWGSAVLACTYCGLCKTSRQNDRNAVLTGCPILLQFWSYERIAIGRPMIDQSPYKSDMYENMGTCTDPTVLS, encoded by the exons atgttccacctcccttgtggggagatggcaccgaccctgcaggacgttgcgatgctgcttggtctttctatcaccggagacgctgtcgggccccgcgtggtaccttctacgtggctggaggatcttgaggaacgttttgcaggtgttgccaccacgattgatcctgaagatttcaatgagcacccacagtcgaaaagaccttccaagtcatggctcctacagtttcaggtacaatttcatacaaaacgatgtgttgatatattttatggctttgaaatacctcatgtgtttcttattctcaatgttcgtaCTTCATTGCAGCCGGATCTGTTGGCAGCCGATGCTGATGAGTACAGTGTGACTAGATCACTCAAGGCATACCTGATGTGGTTGTTtgggtacatcatgttcaacaactcacacggccactgtgtggatagggtgcttctgccctacgcacaggagatcgccgatgcagatgaggatgccatacccttatatagttggggttcagcggttcttgcatgcacatattgTGGACTCTGCAAGACATCACGGCAGAATGATAGGAATGCTGTCCTAACGGGgtgcccaattctgctacagTTTTGGTCTTATGAGAGGATTGCTATCGGTCGTCCCATGATTGACCAGTCACCGTACAAGtcggatatgtacg aaaacatgggcacatgTACCGACCCGACGgtcttatcctga